The sequence taaagcttttcagcagatggaagcatgaagtgctccaaaatctcctgatagctagctgcattgaccctgcccttgataaaacacagtggaccaacaccagcagctgacacggcaccccagaccatcactgactgtgggttcttgacactggacttctgtcattttggcatttccttctccccagtcttcctctagactctggcaccttgatttccgaatgacatgcagaatttgctttcatccgaaaaaagtactttggaccactgagcaacagtccagtgctgcttctctgtagcccaggtcaggtgcttctgccgctgtttctggttcaaaagtagcttgacctggggaatgcggcacctgtagcccatttcctgcacacgcctgtgcacggtggctctggatgtttctactccagactcagtccactgcttccgcaggtcccccaaggtctggaatcggcccttctccacaatcttcctcagggtccggtcacctcttctcgttgtgcagcgttttctgccacactttttccttcccacagacttcccactgaggtgccttgatacagcactctgggaacagcttattcattcagaaatttctttctgtcttaccctcttgcttgagggtgtcaatagtggccttctggacagcagtcaggtcggcagtcttacccatgattggggttttgagtgatgaaccaggctgggagttttaaaggcctcaggaatcttttgcaggtgtttagagttaactcgttgattcagatgattaggttcatagctcgtttagagacccttttaatgatatgctaattttgtgagataggaattttgggttttcatgagctgtatgccaaaatcatccgtattaagacaataaaagacctgaaatatttcagttagtgtgcaatgaatcgaaaatatatgaatgttaaattttcatcatgacattatggaaaataatgaactttatcacaatatgctaatattttgagaaggacctgtatattctccTCAGAATTTGATGCACACAACAAAGCATCTCTGTTTTTgagttgattaaaaataaattgaccTGAAGTCAAAATCTGTCCTGAAATTCAATCAAGGATAGTGTCTCCTCCAGCTTGTTAATTGGATGCATTTTAAatctttgcatttgtatttggcGCCATGTCACTGCATGTGAGATAATAACACCACcatttatttatgatttatttttgagaTCCTTTTTTATGAGTCTCAGAGAAGAGCCAAAATGAAACACTAAATACACTTTCATAGCAAACAAGTCTTAGGATTCTCTAAAAGTTGGGGTCATGAGCTTctcaaaaacaatttaacatcACAGGATGTTTTTCTGGAGAAGGAAATTGAATAAACCAGCAAGCAGTTGATAAATTAGttaaactcagattttaattccTTTACTGCACACAGGATGAGTTAACCATGGGGGTTACAGTTGGTCCTATTGTCCATCACCGACCCCCAGAACAAGATGGTCATAGAAACCCAACATATTGGCATACATTACAATATCCGTGGGTATGTTCAAATCTGTCTGACTTGAGTAAGTGAAGAAATCAAACATCCTCTATCTTCTTTACACAGAGGTatacaagaaagacaaacatATGGACAGACTAATTCCTAAAGGCAACCAGTTTGCATGTATATTTTTAGGAGAAAACAGCAGGACCTGGAGagatgcacagggagaacatgtaagCGCTTCAGAGAAAGACCCCAGCTGTGATTTgattccaggaccttcttgctgtacaGGCAATAGTGCCTGGCAGTGCTGACATTTATAGATAACATATTTCAAAGGGAGGACTTTTCACAGCAGGACAGTCCAAACGCAAATTAAGACACAGCTCCTCAGTAAGCTATCTGGGTGCTAATTTGAACTACGTACAGTCCAGACATAACCCTGTTTAAAACAGTTGCGGGAGACCTATAAACAGTGTCATCAACATGTGTAGAATTTCAAAACTTATCACTATCTTAAGTTTAACAATATCATTTTTGGTacaatgactttttaaaatcatttaaagcactttgatgatttatttttgatgatttgatgatttatttatttatttcagacaatgatttcggacaatgacaaacaacagtaaataaataaatcaatttcagaaatgcttataacaaacaaccaaatatccaaataccatacaaagaagtgtttggtaaatattaaattaaattaaatttccagttccaaataaattaaattaacttaaacacaaatagaaaccagtaaaataaacattttccaacaagcaaacttgtcagtatatttaacctgagatctgacattgattattaattaatataaattgtctgaaaaggggtatgaagaagtaaaacttatttttcataccccttctccccctaattgcacttaaattaactttgagtaaccttcctaattaacatctatgtttttgatccagaattcacaaaccaaaaactaataaataaatatatatacacaattatttatatatatacatatatatacatatacacatatatatatctacatatatatacatacatacacatacacacacatacatacatgcatatatatacatgcatacatacacacacacactttaatTTATTATTGCAGCCCTTTCTGACTGTAAACAATGAGCTTACTTCCTCTAAATAGAAGTTTTATACTCTAGTGACCCATTTATCATTTTGCTGCAGTACACTTCAGCACGGACGAGAAAAAGCTGCTTTATACCTTCATCATAAACTATCTCTACCCTTGCTTACACAGTTCTTATGTATTTAGTTAgagcagcaaagcagtaattGGACACTTCTATTGAACTATCAGTTTGAGAACAAACTAGTGACATTTCAGACTTCTTTGAATTTAttaggaaataaaatgttggaCTTGATGTGCAATCAAAATTCAGAAAATGCCCAATTCAGCAATCCATTTCCTATAGCCTGATGGTCTGGTTTCTATCCCGCTCAGTAGTGTAAAGCCTTCAATGCAATCAGACAGCAATTAAACTACTCACAGTCTGAGAGGAACATTAGCTGCTCTCATCAGTCACAACAAAGTCTAATGGGTGTTCCTGCTGtgcaaaataaaaccataaagaGACCAGATTCATCAATATTCAATTATCTTTTACAGAGCAAAGAGAAATGTTTCATCAACTGAAGTTTTGGGTCACATTGCAGACCAATTAGCGCCACATCCCCCACCCCCTAGTTTGTTCTTTTATTACTATTTTTCTATTCTGCTCTCATGAAGGCAAGCTCAAAGCACCGTGATCATAAAATATGGAATATTTTCaccattaaataaatacaactagGGATGACATGTGTAAAGACAACTATTTTCAAGGATGGCttacaatgttttaaaatagaaaagctCCTTGCTGAGTGAGTTTAAGCCCACAAATCAATGGCTCTAAGTAATAGATTAGAAAAATGTGTCTTCCAGCTCACCCGCAGTTACTCATCTGTTTCCTTGTCAGCAAAGAGAAACCCATTAACTCAACACTCAATAATGACACAAATCTCCTATTTTGCTACCTTCATTGAGTTTTCTGTGTATCAGGACTAAGCTATTTCTGTTCATGTTCTAATAACACAGATAGTCAATTTCACACCCTGCAATGGCTTTGTCATGTTTGTCCATAAAGTATAATCCCATGGTCTAAAGGACTTAGATTTATGAGCAACTCGTGGGGAAGGGTTTTTTGGCCCAGTCAAACTGCAGCTTGAATAactcactgcaaagaaaaaaggtCATGGGATGCAACTAATCTGTAAGATGTGGAAACATCTGCCAGTTGTTTGGAGCAAGGTTTTACAGTTTGTGCTGCTTTCAGTTGagcagaacaaacaaaacataagaCTTGTGGATTTGTGCTTTCAAAtttcaaacaatgttttaagacattttaaaaattgtattagTGTCATACGTTTtctaatttttaaaaatctgcatGCTTATTTTGTCAGCATATTGAGTGCCTGGGCACTTACCAAAGTTGACGTTGTAATCTCCTCCTCGTTCACGGTACATTTGATAGACAAAGAAGCAGGAAAGGGGTTTAATCAGCAGGTTAAGGATAGCCATGCCTGCGGCGAAGCGCCCTACTGCCACGATGTTCGTCAGCGGATAAATGATCCCAAAATGGATAATGTCAGTCAATATTGTGACAGCCATTCCTGTAAGAAACTATAgcaacaggagaaaaaaaaaaaaagaagatcaatgcatgttaatggatgttctttgaaaagtttttaaatgattgaaaACACAAAGTTTTCTTTGTATGCCAGAAGTTATTACTTTCTGAAAAGGCATATAAAAGAGCTTGGTTTTACATTTGAGGAATAGTTTTTAGTTCTTCAGTAAAGTTATCATCAATAATAGTTAACTTATCTGTTGCAAACGATGTCATATTGCAGTGAGTTTCCAGAAAACTATATCAATCCTCAGAGCAGTGGGAGGCTAACAGGTAGCCAGGGGCTTAAAGGACCACCCCTTAAAGCCCCTTTTAGATAAATCTTTTGTTCCATGATCTACACACATTCTTTATAAGTGGCAATCAACTGCAGAGTACCATCATGGAAAGGCGTGATGAAGTCAACCCAATTTTACGCCACTGTTCCACCTCAGGAGGTAGTCACAAACCTTTTAACGACTATGAGAGATAATACAGGAATGAGTGTGTTGATATGATACAAAGCAAACACAGCTGTTTAAGGACAGGTTTATGGGTTTGCACAGAGCAGAAGCACAGCATGATCTTCCAAAGTCTTTCTGATCTGAGAAATATGTTGATCAGTCTGATGCTGCAAATTGTCAGACGCTGCCCTTCGGGTCTATAATCCCAAACATCCAACTCAAAGCCTGCCAGTCTCAAAGTCACCTTCTGGATGAAACAACAGCTGTTTGTGGTTTCATTTTCTCATCAAGCCAAGAGTCAGGAGTGTGGAACCACATGAGCAGAAGTCCAGTTGATATGAGTAACAAGAGTTCAATTGCAGGTTTTATAAACAATTATGTTCAATTCTTGATTACACTACAATTACTAGTTCCAGTTGATTCTTCTTATAGTCTTAGTTGTAGTATAATTACCTTTGGGGTTGATTGTAAATAAAATCAGCTAAAACAAGGGATCTGTTTGACCAGATGTGAGTCTTCCATTGCTCTGAGGATTTTCTAACTGCAAACttcactttaaataaaaaaaatccttaagTAGCATCTCTACCCACAGGATATTAAACCTCGACTTTGCAGGGCCTGGGTAAAAACATTCTTGCTCATGAATTTCTCTTCATAAAATGAGGTTTGGGATTTTGATGCACTCAATGTACAACCCTAATGTGGCTCCCTCCTACTGGCAAAAAGGTTTCATGAGTTCagtcaaaattttaaaaaaaatctaaactttcCCAGATGAAGAAACTAGATGATAATCTTTCCTCAGACCGGATTTTAAAAACCTCAACGCTCTGAGCGACAGACGTTGAATGTGGCTTTGATCAATGAGGTTGTCACATTTCCTTCTGGTTCATTCACAGAAAAAGCCATATCGTATTGAACAGCTTAGGTAAAATAAtagaacatttttttaaagtagtgCAGCTAAGATCCcgaaataaatgttgcatttgtaATAGCTCTCCAGTGACCACAAAATTTATTTTGGCAAAAGAAAACTTCTAATCATGTCCTCACTACTTCACAAATTTATTAAAAGCTttgttaaaatctaaaaagtatctctttcttcttctgattacctaacaatgtttaacaaaaccatcAGATTTGTCATTAGGCAACAAGTAACATGAGTGATGAGGAAGCAAGTTATGAAGCCAAAGTAATGGCATAACAACCTAAAAAGAAAGCTTAAACCAACATTTGGCCAATAAGCACactgtaaagaaaaaatatgacattttctCCAGTTGTTGCATGGCATTGCAAATGAACAAATGTTTAAAGTGAAGGGAATGTATTTACTTTCAAAAGGGATGTTAATATATTCCCTGAGCTTCTACAGACAGGTTAGAGCAACTATGTAGAGCTGGGTTAGACCTCTCCATGAGTCACATGACAGTAAGACctcgttaaaaaaaaaattaaaattaaagacCCACCATGAGAACAGCATCAATGGAGTCCCTCTGTGCTATCGCCCACACTCCAACTGCTAAAACACTGAAGTTCCCCCATGCATAGGACTGGGGAAGCAAAACCAGGCTTCCCCtgaaagaaaatacaatttagAAAAGATTATCTCCATGGGTTATTTGCACAAGAAAAGTGTGGTATGTGTAGGAGTTAGCCTAAGACAAGACACTGAGTGTGTATATATCTGCTCAGACAAGAGAAATTCCTCAGGTGTACGACAGAAAAAAAGAGCTCACACTCACCACACAGTGAGCAGCCAGTGTACCAGCACTATGGCCTAGAACAGAGAAGATCATGAAATTATTTCACTATCTTTAGGTATTCTAACTACTTCAAAATCTTTAATAagtaagaaaacacatttattgaggattaaaagcaaaaatacatACACCCTTATTTCAACAATGAGATAACATGACATAGCAGGAAAATCCAGGACTAAATGGGAAACGTGTGATCAGTTGTATGTAGATGGTTTCAGAGATATTGTGGTTGTTTCAACAGGTTTAATCATCTtagagaaaataagaaaaaaacacattgtgaGATAAAAATTTCTGATCCTGAAAGCATTAATATCATAATGTTTCTTTGTTATATGCACCAATGCTAAAGGCAAGGTAGTGTCAAAACTGCCAACTGTTAAAATCTACATCATATCTCATTTATCTCTAACTTGATTATTTTCTAGTTTAACAAAAATCCTAGCTCCCTGCGATCAGTGTCTAAATCAGAGGAAGGTAGTTGCCACACAGGAATTTCCAGTGTGAACCATGAGACATGAAATGTAACTTTAGTTCTTTGTTTAAACTTGCCCAAACACAAGCTATGATTAAGATAAGCCATTGATTATAATCCATAACCTTACCTTTAAGTTTATTGCAGGCATTTCcatacttttgttttgttggtcAAAAGTTACACTTCACTGCTTCCCGTTTCAGGGTTTCAACTTGTTCAAAAGCCACATGAAAAATGCCGCAGTTGTTCCTATTACACAAACTTCTGTGCAAACCCCTCCTCCGCTTTAACTGAACTTGCAAACACAAGCCATGTGACTGCAGCCTGACTGCTTCCCATGTGATGCCCTCCCCTCCTCCTGGTCCTCCTGCTTCCACTACAGACCTTAAAAGAATCAGCTTCAGACAGAGCTCCACTTCTCTCTTTTGAAGAGGTTCACCATGAATGATCAGGAATCCAGCATGTCTTTTTCCCAGTTAAAATGCCAAATGGAAACATGCATGTTTCATTGCCTTTGGTTACCATTTTTGACAGCTTCTGCAGTACCTCACAACATGACAGCATTTCAAAcattcacaattttgataaaaaTACTGGATGGTGGTTTAAtggcagttttaaaaaaattattaattgcTTGGAAATTTCCCAGTGACAATCATGTTATAGTTTAAAGATTTTCAGAAAGTCTGGTGTAATCTTGTTGTTGATATGCAGGCTTGAAGCAAATGAAATGTACAAAAGCAAAATGCTAGAGGGGTGTTTAAACAAAGGACTGTAATGACTGATGTAATTCAGGTTTGCTAGTTAGGCAATGAAACCTGGTGTGAAACTAACACAGGAAGTAACTCAGCTGAATGCATAGTGGCTGAtatctacaaaataaaactagaTACAAATTTATTTCACTGGcttaaacaaaacagttttctgaataaaacacagaaataattgGAACCCATGGGATTTTGTTCACTGAATGCAAAAAACAAGTAAACCTaactttatgcattttaatggagttttatgtgatagaccaacacaaaatggtgCATGGTTTGGAAACGGAAGCAAAATatacatgtttttcaacatttttaaggCTAACATGTCGATATgcttctaaaaacaaaacaatgatggAACTGCACAACATGTGACAAATACATCATCACAAAATCGATGTGCCCAGTATTAATATTATAAATGACTTTTTGGAATGCCATAATTGCTGGCTAGTATATATTCCAAGTGTCAAGAGTTCACACTTTACAAGccacatttcaattcaattcaaaaatactttattaattccaaagggaaattaaatgttgttgtagctcatattatgaaggtttccttaaagagccgttgtagatgctgatggctgtgggcaggaaggatctcctgtagcgctccgtcttacagcagatctgaagaagcctctgactgaagacactctgttgttgtaggacagtctcatgaagaggatgctcagggttctccataatgttcttcattttatgaagaatccgtctttccacaatgatctccagaggttccagaagagtccccagaacagagccagccttttttatcagcttgttgagcttttttaagtccctggctctgatgctgcttccccagcagatgatggcagaagagatcacactctccacaaccgacttatagaagatatgcagcatcttgctgcaaacaccaaaggacctaagcttcctcaagaagtacagtctgctctgtcccttcttgtagatggcttcacagttgcatctccactctagtctgttgtccaggtgaacaccgaggtatttatactcctccaccacctccacctcttctcccatgatggaaatagtttttgacttattcctgtttctcttaaaatctacaataatctcttttgttttagtcacgttcaaaaggagatgattgtttccacaccatgccacaaagcggtccaccaccttcctgtactcagcttcttgttcatctctgatccaccccacgactgcagaatcatccgagtatttctgcagatgacaggagtctgtcttgtactggaagtctgaggtgtacagagtgaaaaggaatggtgagagtacagtcccctgtggtgctatTTAACTTGTTTGATACAGTCTCACTGCTGTAGATGCTGCCATCTGACAGAAATTGGAGTGCCTAATATGTTAAAGATCACGGAGAGTAATACAAGAGTAGATAGGAGCCAGAGGAAGAAAGAGTGGATATATTGCAACTAATAGTGACATttcaacatttacaaaaattttTCCCTTGCACAATTTTCTAAAATTGTGTAGCCCTAGAATATGCTTTGGTCTAAATCCTTCCACTGcagctctggctgaatgttttggaCTGTTGTACTGCTGGACACAGAACCTCCTCTTCAATCTCAAGTTACAGCCTGTAACAACCATTCTGATACTACTCAGTAGagagctccatccatcctcccactctgaccagcttctgtgTCTGTGCTgaagaccacaccagtgtaccagctgatccaaatcctgtctgtatgcagacttatCCCTGTCCTGGATCCATCCAattacagtggtgtcatctgaaAACTTCAGGAGTTACACAGATGGGTCCGCTGagatgcagtcatttgtgtacaaggagaagaggagtggggagagaacacacccctggggggcgctGGTGCTGATTGTTTTTGTGCGGGAGAaaatgctccccagcctcacctgctgctgccgctCCTTCAGGAAGCCGGTGATCCTAGTGACAGGTTAGAGGCTGGGGCTTTCAGCTGGGTGAGCCTCTTGTGGAGGATGTCTgagttgatggtgttgaaggccaagccaaagtccacaaacaggatcctgggaTACATCCCTGGGTgattgaggtgttgcaggatgaagtgtagtcccaagttgactgcatcatctgccaacctgtttgcccGGTAGGTAAacagcagggggtccagcaaaggacctgtgatgtccttcaggttcttcaacaccagtcgatcaaaggatttcatgaccacagtagtcagggcgacaggcctatagtcatttaatcctgtgttGGTGGGATTCATGGataccgggatgatggtggagcatttgaagcaggagggaacctcacacagctccagtgacttgtagaggatctcagtgaagatgggtgccAGTTGGTCGGTGCAGGTTCTCTTGCATGATGGgtagacattatcaggtcctgtggccttctttgttttcaggtgcTGAAAGAtgctatttacatcttcctgaGGTACTAAGTGCAGGCAGGGGGTCCAAAGGTAGGGGGTGATGTGGTGTTTAGGGTTTCCTTCACAAATACTGTTTTGCCTGTAGATCAATAGGTTTAATTTTGGAATCAGActgccttcttccacatgtttgctgtgtcccctacaaaCTTTAAACTGGATTTCTGATGACTACATTTAAgtaatagcttttttttcttgccaagCTTTCATATAGGGACGTTTTAAAAGGGCACAACAAATAGgtatcctgtcaacagattcttccccctgagctgtgtatctctgcaactcctctaGAGTTATGTTAAGCTTCTTGGATGCTTATCTGATTGCCCCAATTcgttcatcttctataccgcttactATTTATACAGCAGCAATTCATGCAGTTGTACatgcagatttcaagtcaggtacatacattccaattaatcctaactataaAACAtagcagtcaaattcagtttattattcaaaatagttaaaatgtttttctatctcagGAAACCCACCAGGTTGCATCGAGTCagttacttgcagcattcactcctcctggatgagcatttaGTGACAGTGGGCAGTCGAAtacattgactttgcagcaatccctcacaccgagcatgcatgtagcgacaggaAAACTTCTCTTTAAGAGgaagaaacatccagcagaaccgggttcagtgtgagtggccatccaGCTCAGCAAATGTCCCCCTCCTGGAAGGTGCCACAGccaaacacagagccaggcaaGGTggagcttctaggaagagaaaaaaacagagaaatgacataaagttaaaagctgtaaaaacagcaaataagtCAAAATTGGAGTGTGGTATGAGAATGTACCAGAGTgagggaaagtggtcattatgtcctccagcagtctaagcctatagcagcataactacatagatagctcaggataaactaagccactctaactataagcttcatcaaaaaggaaagttttaagcctagccttaaaagtagacagggtgtctgcctcagaCTAAaaatgggagctggttccacaggaaaggagcctgataactaaaggttctgcctcccattctacttctggagactaaaaaccaccagtaaactcgcagtctgagaacgaagttcCCTGTTAGGGAtttatggaacaatcagatctctgatgtatgatggagctagatcattaagggctttatatgtgaggaggagaatttaaaatctattctaaatttaacagggagccaatgaaggtaAGCTAAAATAGACAAAATatgatctttctttttaattttcatcagaactcttgctgcagctttttggatcagctgaaggcttttaactacatttcgtggacattctgatagtaaagaattacaaacgtccagccttgaagtaacaaatgcatgaactagTTTTTTAGTGTCACCCCtggatatttataattttggcaatattccagAGGTGAAGGAAGGAACTCCTAGAAACCAGTTTCATCCATTTGTGAACGATTAATTGATCAGTGTTATGTGAGATATTCAAACCCTGGGAAATTtgctttataacctaaccctgattTGAATTTCTCCACAACTGACCTTTCTGGTGTGTTCTTTGCTCTTCATACTGTTTGTTcgctaatgttctctgacaaacctgaATACAtaagcatgccacactttttaaatttatatttgtaaaaaaaaaaacaactgaaaatcagGTATAATTtcccttccatttcacaactatgcactactatgatatggtctatcacataaaatccaaatgaaatacattgacatttgtgATTGCTGttatataatttgaatatgttaagGACTATGACTAATTTTGTGAGGAACTGTAATGATCAAAAACAAGAACTACATAAAAGATGATGATGACCGTGCTAGACGAAAAAATATTTGAACCAAAATTTAACTGTCcagccaaaaataaaaagaaggatgaaaagaatacaacaccctgcttgcttctacacctgctgaaacattcatattaccaGCACCGAAAAGGGCACGGTACTTAGGAATGTAAGATGTATTTAGTTGTAAATGCGGCTcagtatagaacatttgtgtatctgtgggtctgagtgtgagcgcgcttgtgtattcAAGGTTTCTCTATGAAAATTTGCAATAgtaagtgtgaggagccacagaccaacccccctggacccgggacagatatggaggagatccgagccacagacatccaaagtccccagagcacaggactgggactaccgcaaccccccccccccccccccccccttaaaAACAAAAGTCCGCACTGCCAAACAGAAACAGTTTAACTGTAAGAAGTTAGGATGAAACCAATTCTTCTTTTTGTACAGCTAATCATACAGTGTCTAActtttttatattataaatacataaaataaatatataaggaACAATATTTTCTAAAACTGCACAACCTATCAACAAATGTAGCTGTGATACtctcatttttgaaaaaaaagtaaCCATGTCACATTGCAAATTGTAACATCTTCCATTTTAACTGTTAATTGTCAGAAACAATCAACACTGAACCTCAACATAAATTATCTGGGCATCAGCAGCTAACCCCTATAATGCTAATGTAATGTGCACTTCTGTTGACCTTTTTCTGTATTCTAAATCAGTCCTAATCCTGTTGCCTTTGTCCTGTTTATCTTAACAGAGTTGATCCTTTGTGTGCAGCAAGCAGGGCAGATGGTCCCGGCACCATCCATTGTGACCCTGAGGCCCAGGTCATCTCTGAATCCCTGTGACAGCTCATGACTCATGATTTTAATCGTTAACCACATTATTCATG comes from Girardinichthys multiradiatus isolate DD_20200921_A chromosome 20, DD_fGirMul_XY1, whole genome shotgun sequence and encodes:
- the LOC124857473 gene encoding type-1 angiotensin II receptor-associated protein, whose protein sequence is MEMPAINLKAIVLVHWLLTVWGSLVLLPQSYAWGNFSVLAVGVWAIAQRDSIDAVLMFLTGMAVTILTDIIHFGIIYPLTNIVAVGRFAAGMAILNLLIKPLSCFFVYQMYRERGGDYNVNFGFPSVSRNRDTYQSIDQQDESSSPTNPFNQAQDSKPGVRTY